CGGGGCGCTGCGGGAGAGCGTGCAGGCGCGGTCGGCCGCCCAGAGGCCTTCGGCCCGCACGTCCGCCCGTACGTCGTGCAGGGCGGCGTCGATCAGGGCGAACGCCGCCTCGCGCTCCGGCCGGCGGTCCCGTCCCAGGAGGGCCTCGACGACGGCGGCCAGCGGCTCGCCCCGTTCGTGGTCGAGGTCGGAGCGCAGGTCGTCCGCGGGCAGGAGGGAGAGCATCGTGGTGTGCGCGGTCTCGGTCCAGGGAGCGTCCGCGTCGAGGTGGGCGAAGACGGCCGCCATGCGCACCTCTGCCGGCTGCGACGGCTCCAGGGCGGTGGCGGCGGACGCCGCCGCGACCTGCGGATCGAGCCGGGCGATCCCGGCCAGGACCTCGGCGCGCACGGCGGGTTCGGGTTCCTCGTCCCAGCGCCCGCGGAGGGCGGGGAGGGCGCTCGCGGTGGCGCGGGTGTGGGACACCGCCCAGGCCGCGGTCCGCCGGACGTCGGGCTCCGGGGCGGCCAGCAGGGGCAACAGCAGCGGCAGCCGGTCCGCCACGGCAGCCCGGACGGTGCCCGGTGCGACGCCGTGCTCGTCCTCGCTCTCGGCCATGGCGCCGAGCAGCGTCAGGACGTCCGCCGTGTGGTGACCGGCGGCCGCGATCGCCGCCAGGAACGGCGCCGCCTCCGCGCTCGCCGCGTAGACCGTTCCCTGGTGGAGCACGCTCCCGTACAGCTCCGACAAGGCCTCGTCCGCCGCACCCGCGTCGGTCCCGACCAGAGCCCGCAGCAGGTCGGGGAGGTCCTCCGCGCTGCCGTACGCGTGGGAGAACGACTGCCAGGGGCGAGCGTCGAGACCGTCGAGCGGGTGTGCGAGTTCCATGCGGGGCATCGTGCCGGCCACCTCTGACAGCAGCGGGTCAGGGGCTCCCCGGCCCACGTGGTGACGGGCGTGCCGCGCACCCTCCCCCACCACGTGGGCTTCGAGACATCGCCGGAACTCCGAGGCCGTGTGATCGGATTCGGTGTCCGGGCCGGTGCGTCACCTGTCGGCCAGGGTGCGGTCGAGGAGGGGGAGCAGGTGGTCCCAGTGGCGCTGAAGTCCGGCGGGGTCGAAGGCGTCGGTGTCGGACATGGTGAACCCGTGGACGGTGTCGGGGTAGATCTCGGAGGTGTGGTCGACACCCGCGGCGTCGAGGGCCCGGTTGAGTTCGGCCAGGGCGGCGGGCGTCAGGTCGCTCGCGGCGTGGCCGAAGTGGACCTGGGCGGTGATCCCGGCGAAGGCAGCGGGCCCGTCCGCTCCCACGGGGCCGTGGAATGCCGCGAGGGCGGCCACCCGGTCGGGGTGGGCCGCGGCGGTGCGCGTCGCCAGAAGGCCGCCTATGCAGTAGCCGGTCACCGCGACCGGTCCGGCGGCGACCTCGGGCCGGGTGGTGAGGAACGCGAGGTAGGCGTCGGCATCGCTCAGGGCCCGCTCCACGGTGTGCGCCTCGATCAAGGGCATCAGTTGAGCGAACACGGCAGACCGCGCCTCCGCGTCGATGTACTCGGGAAGGTCGAGCACCGGTGCCGGGCCGTGCCGGTGGAACAGGTTGGGGACGAGCACGTAGTAGCCGTGCCCGGCCAGTTCGCGGGCCAGAGCGTGCAACACGGGCCGGATACCGAAGCCGTCCGCGTACATCAGCACTCCCGGGAACCGCTCCCCGTGGTCGGGGAAGGCGGCGAAAGCGTCGGCCTGGCCGTCCGCGGTGGGAACGCGCAGCGTGGTGATGGGCATGAGTTCTCCTGTCGTGGTCGACGTGTGAAGCTGTGGTCACCACGACCAGAGGCGGAGCCCGCGCACCGGCACCGGACCCTCGGCCCAACTGCGGCCCGACATCGGCCCGTACGGCGCTCAGAGCAGCGCCGGGTCACCCGTCCGTGTGTGGCGCGAGGCCGTCCCGGTAGTCATCACCGCACAACGTAGCCCACCGGACGGGATCGAAGCCGGCGCATTTCCCGGGCGCCGACCAGCGGCCCGCCTCCGCCTTCCCGCCCCATGCCGGTGGGCCCTCTTCCCCGGTCTGAGACGATCAGCAGGAAGGTACGGATCGACGAAGGGGTGGAGACCATGGTCCGTCTGGTGG
Above is a window of Streptomyces sp. NBC_01426 DNA encoding:
- a CDS encoding dienelactone hydrolase family protein; this translates as MPITTLRVPTADGQADAFAAFPDHGERFPGVLMYADGFGIRPVLHALARELAGHGYYVLVPNLFHRHGPAPVLDLPEYIDAEARSAVFAQLMPLIEAHTVERALSDADAYLAFLTTRPEVAAGPVAVTGYCIGGLLATRTAAAHPDRVAALAAFHGPVGADGPAAFAGITAQVHFGHAASDLTPAALAELNRALDAAGVDHTSEIYPDTVHGFTMSDTDAFDPAGLQRHWDHLLPLLDRTLADR